One genomic region from Bacteroidota bacterium encodes:
- a CDS encoding GDP-L-fucose synthase, with the protein MNKTDKIYVAGHRGMVGSAIIRRLETLGFTNIVTRTSSEMDLRNQMAVEAFFKTEKPDRVFLAAAKVGGINANNTFRAEFIYDNLLIQSNIIHHSYINKVKKLMFLGSSCIYPKLAPQPLKEEYLLTGLLENTNEPYAIAKIAGIKMCDAYRSQYGCNFVSVMPTNLYGPNDSYDLNNSHVLPALLRKVHTAKTKGSLFVEVWGSGSPRREFLHVDDMADASVFLMENYNEPGQINIGCGEDLTIKDLALMIKKIVGYTGELKFDSSKPDGTPRKLLDVTKLHSLGWKHKIDLEEGIRSVYENVKAAKLFV; encoded by the coding sequence ATGAATAAAACAGATAAAATATACGTAGCCGGTCACAGGGGAATGGTGGGATCTGCTATTATCCGCAGGCTGGAAACTTTAGGTTTTACAAATATTGTTACGCGCACCTCGTCCGAAATGGATCTGCGCAACCAAATGGCTGTGGAAGCATTCTTTAAAACAGAAAAGCCTGATCGTGTTTTTTTAGCCGCTGCAAAAGTCGGAGGAATTAATGCAAACAATACTTTCCGCGCCGAATTTATCTATGATAACCTGCTGATACAATCGAATATCATTCACCACTCGTACATAAATAAGGTGAAGAAACTGATGTTCCTTGGTTCATCATGTATATACCCTAAACTGGCGCCTCAGCCTCTCAAAGAAGAATATTTGCTTACCGGACTTTTAGAGAATACCAATGAACCTTATGCCATAGCCAAGATCGCAGGCATTAAAATGTGCGATGCGTACCGGAGCCAGTATGGCTGTAACTTTGTGTCAGTAATGCCCACAAACCTCTATGGACCGAACGACAGCTATGATCTGAACAATTCACATGTTTTACCGGCGTTGCTGCGAAAGGTTCATACCGCGAAGACTAAAGGCAGTCTGTTCGTTGAAGTGTGGGGCAGCGGCAGTCCGCGCAGGGAGTTTTTACATGTTGATGATATGGCTGATGCTTCTGTATTTTTAATGGAAAATTATAATGAACCCGGACAGATCAATATTGGCTGCGGGGAAGACCTGACCATAAAAGATCTCGCATTAATGATCAAAAAGATCGTCGGCTATACCGGCGAGCTGAAATTTGATTCTTCAAAACCCGACGGCACACCGCGTAAATTGCTTGATGTTACGAAGCTGCATTCATTAGGATGGAAGCACAAAATAGACCTGGAAGAAGGTATACGATCTGTTTACGAAAATGTAAAAGCCGCTAAACTATTTGTATGA
- the purS gene encoding phosphoribosylformylglycinamidine synthase subunit PurS yields the protein MKFRAEIDVMPLKALLDPQGKAVTGSMKNIGLPEVQNVRIGKHITLELEAPSKDTATAKVDEACKKLLANQIMESYEFEIFENK from the coding sequence ATGAAATTCAGAGCAGAAATTGACGTAATGCCATTAAAAGCATTGCTTGACCCGCAAGGTAAAGCTGTTACGGGCAGTATGAAAAACATTGGTTTGCCCGAAGTGCAAAACGTTCGTATTGGAAAACATATTACCCTGGAATTGGAAGCACCTTCCAAAGATACCGCCACAGCTAAAGTTGACGAAGCCTGCAAAAAACTCCTGGCCAACCAGATCATGGAAAGCTACGAGTTTGAGATTTTCGAGAATAAGTAG
- the gmd gene encoding GDP-mannose 4,6-dehydratase has translation MAKVALITGVTGQDGAYLSDFLLKKGYIVHGIKRRSSLFNTSRIDHLYKDVHENKVNFFLHYGDLTDSTNLIRIVQEVQPDEVYNLAAQSHVKVSFETPEYTANADGIGTLRLLEAIRILGREKKTKFYQASTSELYGLVQEIPQRETTPFYPRSPYGVAKLYAFWITKNYRESYDMFACNGILFNHESPLRGETFVTRKITRAAAKISLGLQQKLFLGNIDSERDWGHAKDYVEGMWLMMQQDKAEDYVLATGKKVSVRKFVEMAFKEVGIELKWQGKGVDEKGTNAATGKIVVEIDPRYFRPSEVDLLVGDASKAKNDLGWEPKYTVEELCKEMVQADLKLFEKDKYLLEGGHDIMNFHE, from the coding sequence ATGGCTAAAGTTGCGTTAATAACCGGGGTTACCGGTCAGGATGGTGCTTATTTGAGTGATTTTTTATTAAAAAAGGGATATATTGTGCATGGAATAAAAAGAAGGAGCTCTCTTTTTAATACATCCAGAATTGACCATTTGTACAAAGATGTGCATGAAAACAAGGTTAATTTTTTCCTGCACTATGGCGATCTGACGGATTCAACAAACCTTATCCGGATCGTACAGGAAGTTCAGCCCGATGAAGTGTATAATCTCGCAGCTCAATCCCATGTAAAAGTATCGTTCGAAACCCCTGAATATACCGCCAATGCTGATGGAATAGGCACATTGCGTTTATTAGAGGCCATCCGGATATTAGGCAGAGAGAAAAAAACAAAATTTTACCAGGCTTCAACATCTGAGCTTTATGGGCTGGTGCAGGAGATCCCACAGCGGGAAACAACTCCTTTTTATCCGCGCAGTCCGTATGGTGTTGCTAAACTTTACGCGTTCTGGATCACAAAAAATTACCGTGAATCATATGATATGTTTGCCTGTAATGGCATTTTATTCAACCATGAAAGCCCCCTTCGCGGAGAAACATTTGTTACACGCAAAATCACACGCGCAGCAGCTAAAATAAGTTTAGGCCTGCAGCAGAAATTATTCCTCGGAAATATTGATTCTGAACGCGATTGGGGACATGCTAAGGATTATGTTGAAGGAATGTGGCTAATGATGCAACAGGACAAAGCCGAAGATTATGTTTTAGCCACCGGAAAAAAAGTTTCTGTCCGGAAATTTGTTGAGATGGCGTTTAAGGAAGTTGGTATCGAGCTGAAATGGCAGGGTAAAGGAGTGGATGAAAAGGGTACCAATGCTGCTACTGGAAAAATTGTTGTTGAAATCGATCCGCGTTATTTTCGCCCAAGTGAGGTAGATCTGTTAGTGGGAGATGCTTCTAAAGCAAAAAACGACCTGGGATGGGAGCCTAAATACACTGTTGAAGAGCTTTGCAAAGAAATGGTTCAGGCAGACCTGAAACTATTTGAGAAGGACAAATACCTGCTGGAAGGCGGGCATGATATAATGAATTTTCACGAATAA